The following proteins are encoded in a genomic region of Acinetobacter sp. WCHAc010034:
- the virB11 gene encoding P-type DNA transfer ATPase VirB11 translates to MSILVLEDLKKAFGDDLDNDQITEISVNKPLEYFIAMKGTRDMIKKENPNLTYALLKRLAEGIATETNQTISEAQPLLSAQIASPQHEGLFFRIQFVRDPAVTGGSIGLSIRKPSILSLPFSAYEEVLNSVEPFAKITAKDQELFDLYEARNFHEFIRKAVGYEKNIIISAGTGSGKTTFFNSIIHDCIPLGERLITIEDAKELRPPHENTLQLYYSRGGQGKAKVDAQSLMEACLRLYPKRILLGEIRGAEAFTYLNLISSGHGGSIATLHANDPLNAIERLTLMVLMAGTTLTSDQVKSFVKQSVDIIVQLGRTETGGYGCSAIYFKAYEDFKNEKTHFSSVA, encoded by the coding sequence ATGTCAATCCTTGTACTTGAAGATTTGAAAAAAGCTTTTGGTGATGATCTTGATAATGATCAAATTACTGAAATTTCAGTTAATAAGCCTTTGGAATATTTCATTGCTATGAAAGGTACAAGGGACATGATTAAAAAAGAGAATCCTAACCTTACCTATGCGCTTTTGAAGCGATTAGCCGAAGGCATTGCAACTGAAACCAATCAAACAATTTCAGAAGCACAGCCTTTGCTTTCTGCTCAAATTGCATCACCGCAACATGAGGGTTTATTTTTCCGTATTCAATTTGTCCGTGACCCTGCCGTAACTGGCGGGTCGATCGGCTTATCTATTCGTAAACCAAGTATTTTAAGTCTGCCATTTTCAGCTTATGAGGAAGTTTTAAATTCTGTTGAACCATTTGCAAAAATCACTGCAAAAGATCAAGAGCTATTCGATTTATACGAAGCCCGAAACTTTCATGAGTTCATTCGTAAAGCGGTGGGTTATGAAAAAAATATCATTATTTCTGCGGGTACAGGTTCAGGAAAAACAACTTTTTTTAACTCCATTATTCATGACTGCATACCACTGGGCGAACGACTAATCACTATTGAAGATGCTAAGGAGTTACGCCCTCCGCATGAAAATACGTTGCAACTTTATTATTCAAGAGGTGGACAGGGTAAAGCTAAAGTCGATGCACAGTCATTAATGGAAGCTTGCCTGCGTTTGTATCCAAAACGCATTTTACTGGGTGAGATTCGAGGTGCTGAAGCATTCACTTATTTAAACCTAATTTCTTCAGGGCATGGCGGTTCAATTGCGACATTACATGCCAATGACCCACTTAATGCTATTGAGCGTTTAACGCTTATGGTTCTTATGGCAGGCACTACATTAACCAGTGACCAAGTTAAATCTTTTGTTAAACAAAGTGTAGACATTATTGTTCAACTTGGAAGAACAGAAACAGGCGGTTATGGCTGTTCAGCT
- a CDS encoding TrbI/VirB10 family protein: MTNENKNLGNDDFKTQDNFSTENHVFHDEKKEHGKDDFERQDAFENKPKTSVKNIDIGKLVKFGGLLALIIGLVIFGVYLKLQKNKESRVESGVESAVAKPVTGMDGSNFNGMDRFGFGNPQPIPTATTPDPVNPTEKSPEQLEMERQLAEQQQQLAMQQEQARQDAMAKEQALLNARYKSGIMVNENGGKGGGVSPNGDASAMAGIPPELAPLFMGMQASQQSNANGNQAGASNVNPRIANSTAGSMGGRFDSSTSNQKAPIAHASYNADRRMLIQQGKIVDAVLETAVKSDLPSNIIARVTNDVYSEQGRNRLLPAGTRLFGQYSSIVNDGQAEIGAVWNRAITPNGVEIMLDSPSTNSLGIAGLGGKVNNHYGRIFGTATLLSIIGAGVSNAGVSSSDQNNASQTYRTEVANSFGNQADRVLQRNLSIPPTITVAHGTRIKVLVAKDLDFSTILNQ; encoded by the coding sequence ATGACAAATGAAAATAAAAATTTGGGTAACGATGACTTTAAAACCCAAGATAACTTCAGCACTGAAAATCATGTTTTCCATGATGAAAAAAAAGAACATGGTAAAGATGATTTTGAACGTCAAGATGCTTTTGAGAATAAGCCTAAAACGTCTGTTAAAAATATAGACATAGGCAAATTGGTTAAGTTCGGTGGCTTACTAGCCCTCATTATTGGCTTGGTAATTTTTGGCGTTTATCTGAAATTGCAAAAGAACAAAGAAAGCCGTGTAGAAAGCGGTGTAGAAAGTGCTGTTGCTAAACCAGTAACAGGGATGGACGGCAGTAATTTTAATGGCATGGATAGATTCGGATTCGGAAATCCGCAACCAATCCCAACTGCGACTACCCCTGACCCTGTAAACCCTACTGAAAAAAGCCCTGAACAGCTCGAAATGGAGCGTCAATTAGCTGAACAGCAACAACAACTAGCAATGCAACAAGAGCAGGCTAGACAAGATGCTATGGCTAAAGAACAAGCCCTTTTAAACGCCCGCTACAAGTCTGGAATCATGGTTAATGAGAATGGCGGTAAAGGTGGCGGTGTTAGCCCTAATGGTGATGCTAGTGCAATGGCAGGCATACCGCCTGAACTTGCACCGTTATTTATGGGTATGCAAGCTTCACAACAATCTAATGCCAATGGCAACCAAGCGGGTGCAAGCAATGTAAATCCACGCATTGCAAATAGCACTGCGGGTTCTATGGGTGGTCGTTTTGATTCAAGCACTTCTAATCAAAAAGCGCCTATTGCTCATGCAAGTTATAACGCTGATCGTAGAATGCTTATACAACAAGGCAAGATCGTAGATGCAGTTTTAGAAACTGCTGTTAAAAGCGATTTACCAAGCAACATTATTGCTCGTGTAACTAATGATGTTTATAGCGAACAAGGACGTAATCGTTTACTGCCTGCGGGTACTCGTTTATTCGGTCAATACTCATCAATTGTTAATGACGGACAAGCAGAAATCGGGGCGGTTTGGAATCGTGCAATCACACCTAATGGCGTAGAAATTATGCTCGATAGCCCAAGCACTAACAGTCTTGGTATCGCAGGCTTAGGCGGTAAAGTGAACAACCATTATGGGCGCATATTCGGAACAGCTACTTTACTTAGCATTATTGGTGCGGGTGTAAGTAATGCAGGTGTTAGCAGTAGCGACCAAAACAATGCTTCACAGACTTATCGTACTGAAGTTGCAAACTCATTCGGCAATCAAGCTGACCGTGTTCTACAACGTAACTTGTCAATTCCTCCGACTATTACAGTCGCTCACGGCACACGCATTAAAGTTCTAGTTGCTAAAGACTTGGACTTTTCAACTATTTTAAACCAATAA